The following coding sequences lie in one Mercenaria mercenaria strain notata chromosome 5, MADL_Memer_1, whole genome shotgun sequence genomic window:
- the LOC123558194 gene encoding neutral cholesterol ester hydrolase 1-like, with translation MYVPDGHTLTSTGSLVASQLINLRVYLRDLFGARTPDSRSSTEKPEDGILYTRLYGLGKKEEKNLAHKEGDDVGGNLALSVALNISKDEPRLAKNIRLVGIFYSPLQAFDFNLPSYAKYARQTEVFGKRDIVEQFSLYLFGDTNSTLVEMLMDNLHTTAEQKTSERAEILDMNMLPFSFREYKEPELTVNAGNEQLSREISHLILDDRVSPMMASADDLQNLPHTYFIAPEVDPVRDESIMLYGALRELDIDKNVHVYYRTEKHGFLTEFRKNDVAKRAISEFIVHLKKISRRH, from the exons ATGTATGTACCTGATGGTCATACATTGACGTCAACAGGCTCGCTAGTAGCTTCACAGCTAATAAATCTCCGTGTGTATTTGCGTGACTTGTTTGGTGCTCGAACCCCTGACAGTAGATCTTCAACAGAAAAACCGGAAGATGGAATACTT TATACGCGTTTATACGGATTGGggaaaaaagaagagaaaaatctTGCTCATAAAGAAG GTGATGATGTTGGTGGAAATCTTGCTCTCTCGGTggctttaaatatttcaaaggatGAACCAAGATTAGCGAAAAACATCCGTTTGGTTGGAATATTTTATTCACCTTTGCAGGCCTTTGACTTTAACCTCCCTTCTTATGCAAAATATGCCAGGCAAACTGAGGTCTTCGGTAAAAGAGATATTGTGGAGCAATTTTCTTTGTATCTGTTTGGTGACACTAATAGTACACTTGTAGAAATGTTAATGGACAATTTACACACTACTGCAGAACAAAAGACATCAGAACGCGCGGAGATTTTGGACATGAATATGTTGCCCTTTTCATTCCGAGAATACAAGGAGCCAGAGTTGACTGTAAACGCTGGAAACGAACAGCTGTCGAGAGAAATTTCACATCTTATATTGGATGACAGAGTCTCACCAATGATGGCTTCTGCAGATGATCTACAGAATCTACCACATACATACTTTATAGCACCGGAAGTAGACCCAGTTCGAGATGAGTCTATCATGCTATATGGCGCATTACGGGAGTTAGACATTGACAAAAATGTACACGTGTACTATCGTACAGAGAAGCACGGGTTTCTTacagaatttagaaaaaatgatgtGGCTAAACGGGCTATATCTGAGTTTATAGTACATCTCAAAAAAATCAGTAGAAGGCACTGA
- the LOC123558827 gene encoding uncharacterized protein LOC123558827, whose amino-acid sequence MFCVTNNDMCFKLIVLSYGFLRFYATGCDKGFTGPNCEYINQVFGSDITSNLGRDESRIRDGRAETCSRQTNAGSDPYIRVEFDNVIYVDEVIITFNNLTAVSEYRVYTGLSTVLDQTTLCYTDPGDVLSSNRVSVICERRFMAKYVTIQLEGSENKLELCEIEIPSGRLLSANKPTFGSEEESNRAPELAIDGQTGTYYASQFQETPYWSVDLQHVYKIQLIQMRTREDSKTFLVGFQIHVSNSSDFRKAVLAHTDLNTESTVQQYLVIPLDSTVGRFVRISVPGESRKLVIRELEVLGDCVDNYCGSDCSMRCFCADKRVSIEQKVEGTCPGECQRNWRNDNGYCNTGICSGNTFGYQCKYNCKCTGFCNPWSGQCLPQTTSCRRHHYGDGCQARNIIAGSESTLQGVGTSYNPAPVTVDGRVDTCSPELNGPTSSWFMPFETERTVDQVLIYVNESVTTLGMIITLENGESSTTCELSKLDLYGRYLGRCNSAAATYLRISTRNSMQLCEVAVLECSDGTFGPLCENTCLCVDGSPCDKTNGTCPSGGCEAGYQGDACSEECSLGFYSNNCTTRCGQCYDGEHCDIFTGECPDICAPGWQGGRCDIECYNGTYGQNCLEVCGSCYNEEPCDKVTGVCTEGCDAGFYTANCTVECPPGSFGYNCNQTCGSCNFGDICDPVNGDCLSGCVVGKYPPTCIDDCPHGTYGQGCINTCGKCRDNNTCHLITGVCDDSCAPGVQVKEVQPMCDKECPDGLYGYNCSRQCSEDVCVGGNVCDKASGACLLGCLNPGYQFPLCQSECYDGTYGLDCQSVCGPCMDWAPCNKTTGRCPAGCQRGYTGPKCLEKDPQLSAASIAVLAVGCLLAVAGLVGVLIGYWIYKKGTPPWVYVKRRMKKDKYVRDEKAPRNLSIVSRVYENNIALESDPPKLKRTNSNASNYKLSEARPRGTIAVEDFWDFVQDKKSSKQEMVQQFKDLSVGLTHPCETAKKAQNLRKNRYKEIFAYDHSRVKLDMLPGDAGNDYVNACFISGYNRPHMYIAAQGPTEEFVADFWRMIWQKKCRKIVILTRLVEHNKVKCCQYWPDDGIKQYGGVNVECKESETYADFTIRTFSISVEGKEGRLVRQFHFESWPDRHVPEYASSVVHFWNTVRTTDVKDNVPILVHCSAGIGRTGTFLSLDYLVDQANIEGYVNVFQCVQNLRHQRVNMVQNQDQYMFLHEALAEALFCPSAAVPCEHFSKTYKNMLEVDHKTKKLKLEMEFERIQCVTKFYDSMSPSFYDNSNYKAANNSANKEKNRVSHILPSDMHRPWLITRVCDRNDYINAVYLPSYRDDKMFLVTQNPLPDTIVDFWRMVYENKVSSVINLDRITNPSEVYWPKEGETLTFIPFTLHHLGETDHVTYTEISMRLQNAEEPHEKARILKVFECKFWMSEDRVPVGGESSILEVYEQVNLWQKTTGNQPIVVHCMNGATKSGLFCVVMSTLERMRQEREVALQQVLKQMRIRRHQIVPSYDQYKFCHDIIAEFIKGCDSFSNFYI is encoded by the exons ATGTTTTGCGTCACCAATAACGACATGTGTTTCAAGTTGATAGTTCTATCTTACGGCTTCCTTCGTTTCT ATGCGACTGGCTGTGACAAAGGATTTACAGGTCCAAATTGCGAATACA TAAATCAAGTTTTTGGGTCAGATATAACATCGAACCTTGGCCGAGACGAGAGCAGAATTCGGGATGGGCGAGCTGAAACGTGTTCGAGACAGACTAACGCCGGTTCCGATCCGTACATACGGGTGGAATTCGACAATGTGATATACGTAGATGAAGTGATCATCACATTTAACAATCTAA cggCTGTTTCTGAATACAGAGTTTACACAGGCTTATCAACTGTTCTTGACCAGACGACACTTTGCTATACAGATCCAGGTGACGTACTTTCTAGTAATCGCGTGAGCGTCATCTGCGAGCGACGTTTTATGGCAAAGTATGTAACAATTCAGCTTGAAGGATCTGAAAACAAACTAGAGCTATGTGAAATAGAAATTCCATCCG GTCGCCTGTTGTCTGCAAATAAACCTACGTTCGGTTCTGAAGAAGAAAGTAATAGAGCCCCAGAACTGGCGATTGACGGACAAACGGGGACATATTATGCAAGCCAGTTCCAGGAAACACCGTATTGGTCCGTGGACCTGCAACATGTGTACAAAATCCAGCTGATCCAGATGAGAACTAGGGAAGACT CGAAAACATTTCTTGTTGGATTCCAAATACATGTCAGTAACAGCTCAGACTTCAGAAAGGCGGTACTTGCGCATACAGACCTCAATACCGAGTCTACGGTGCAACAGTATTTAGTTATCCCGCTGGACTCCACAGTTGGGCGATTTGTTCGAATATCGGTACCTGGCGAGTCTCGCAAGCTTGTTATCCGTGAACTAGAGGTTCTTGGAG attgtGTTGACAACTACTGTGGGTCTGACTGTAGCATGAGGTGTTTCTGTGCGGATAAGAGGGTATCAATAGAACAGAAGGTTGAGGGTACATGCCCAGGTGAATGTCAGAGAAACTGGAGAAATGATAATGGCTACTGTAATACAG gtatttgttcCGGTAATACATTTGGGTACCAGTGTAAATACAACTGTAAGTGCACGGGTTTCTGTAACCCGTGGTCCGGTCAGTGTTTACCACAGACAACCTCGTGCCGAAGACATCACTATGGTGATGGTTGCCAGGCGC gAAATATTATCGCTGGTTCTGAATCTACACTACAAGGCGTAGGTACCAGTTATAACCCTGCACCGGTAACCGTGGATGGACGGGTGGACACATGCTCCCCAGAACTAAATGGACCAACGTCATCCTGGTTTATGCCTTTTGAAACGGAGAGGACAGTCGATCAAGTTCTCATTTATGTCAACG AGAGCGTAACAACACTAGGAATGATCATAACCTTGGAGAATGGAGAGTCTTCTACTACATGTGAACTGTCTAAGCTTGACTTATATGGACGATACTTAGGTAGATGTAATAGTGCCGCGGCCACATATCTTCGAATCTCAACACGCAACAGTATGCAACTGTGTGAGGTGGCTGTTCTAG AATGTTCGGACGGGACGTTTGGTCCACTTTGTGAGAACACATGTCTCTGCGTTGATGGTTCCCCTTGTGACAAAACTAACGGTACCTGTCCATCAGGAGGGTGCGAAGCCGGCTACCAGGGTGACGCGTGCAGTGAAG AATGTTCTCTTGGATTCTACAGCAACAATTGTACAACTAGATGTGGGCAGTGTTATGATGGAGAACATTGTGATATATTTACTGGAGAATGTCCGGACATATGTGCACCAGGGTGGCAGGGAGGCCGATGTGATATAG AATGTTATAACGGGACGTACGGACAGAATTGCCTTGAGGTATGTGGTAGCTGTTATAACGAGGAGCCATGTGACAAGGTGACAGGTGTATGTACCGAGGGCTGTGACGCTGGCTTCTACACGGCCAACTGTACTGTAG AATGTCCACCAGGAAGCTTTGGTTACAACTGTAACCAGACGTGCGGCTCGTGTAACTTTGGCGACATCTGTGACCCCGTAAACGGCGACTGTCTGAGTGGCTGTGTCGTCGGCAAATATCCACCTACTTGTATAGACG ACTGTCCTCATGGAACTTATGGACAGGGCTGTATCAACACATGCGGTAAATGTCGAGACAATAACACGTGTCATCTTATAACCGGAGTATGTGATGATAGCTGTGCCCCAGGAGTACAGGTGAAAGAAGTGCAGCCTATGTGTGATAAAG AATGCCCGGATGGACTGTATGGCTATAACTGTAGTCGACAGTGCTCAGAAGACGTATGTGTCGGAGGTAATGTGTGCGATAAAGCTAGTGGCGCGTGCTTGCTGGGATGTCTAAATCCTGGATATCAATTTCCGCTCTGTCAGTCCG AGTGTTATGACGGTACATACGGCCTAGACTGTCAGTCTGTATGTGGTCCGTGTATGGACTGGGCACCGTGTAACAAGACAACTGGTCGCTGTCCAGCAGGCTGTCAGAGAGGATACACGGGACCTAAATGTCTCGAGAAAG ATCCGCAGCTATCAGCAGCCAGTATAGCGGTCCTGGCGGTAGGTTGTCTATTGGCTGTAGCAGGTCTGGTTGGCGTCTTAATTGGATACTGGATATACAAAAA GGGAACTCCACCATGGGTTTACGTCAAACGTCGCATGAAGAAAGACAAATATGTAAGGGATGAAAAAGCACCAAGAAACCTTTCCATTGTGTCAAGGGTTTACGAAAACAACATCGCACTGGAATCTG ATCCTCCCAAGCTGAAGAGAACAAACTCAAACGCGAGCAACTATAAACTATCCGAGGCCAGACCCAGGGGTACTATTGCAGTGGAGGATTTCTGGGACTTTGTACAGgataaaaaatcatcaaaacaggAAATGGTGCAACaatttaag GACTTGTCCGTTGGTTTGACACACCCGTGTGAGACGGCAAAGAAAGCACAGAACTTGCGTAAAAAcagatataaagaaatatttgcat ACGATCACAGCCGAGTGAAGCTGGACATGCTACCAGGTGACGCTGGTAACGACTACGTCAACGCTTGTTTTATAAGT GGTTACAATCGCCCACACATGTATATAGCTGCCCAGG GTCCTACAGAAGAATTCGTTGCTGATTTCTGGAGGATGATTTGGCAGAaaaaatgtcgcaaaatcgtcatCTTAACCCGACTTGTGGAACACAACAAG GTGAAATGTTGCCAGTATTGGCCAGATGACGGTATAAAACAGTATGGTGGTGTCAATGTGGAGTGCAAGGAATCTGAAACATACGCCGATTTTACCATCAGAACTTTCTCTATATCTGTG GAAGGAAAGGAAGGACGTTTAGTGCGCCAATTTCATTTCGAGTCATGGCCGGACCGTCACGTGCCTGAGTATGCTTCATCAGTGGTTCATTTCTGGAACACGGTCCGGACAACTGACGTCAAAGATAATGTTCCGATTCTCGTGCATTGCAG TGCTGGTATAGGTCGGACAGGGACGTTTCTGTCTCTAGACTATCTGGTCGATCAGGCGAACATTGAGGGGTACGTAAATGTATTCCAGTGTGTGCAAAACCTCCGACATCAGAGAGTTAACATGGTCCAAAATCAG gACCAGTACATGTTTCTTCATGAAGCATTGGCGGAGGCATTGTTCTGTCCGAGTGCAGCTGTACCGTGTGAACATTTCTCTAAAACCTACAAGAACATGCTCGAGGTTGACCACAAGACAAAAAAGTTAAAGCTGGAAATGGAGTTTGAG agGATTCAGTGTGTCACTAAATTTTACGACAGTATGAGTCCGAGTTTCTATGACAACAGCAACTACAAAGCTGCAAACAACAGTGCTAATAAAGAGAAAAATCGCGTGTCTCACATACTGCCCA GTGACATGCACCGCCCGTGGCTTATCACGCGAGTGTGTGACCGAAATGACTATATCAATGCTGTATATTTACCA TCGTACAGGGATGATAAGATGTTCCTGGTGACACAGAATCCTCTACCTGACACCATTGTAGACTTCTGGAGAATGGTGTATGAGAACAAAGTCTCTTCCGTCATCAACTTGGACCGTATCACAAACCCG TCGGAAGTTTACTGGCCGAAAGAAGGGGAAACACTTACTTTTATTCCATTTACCTTACATCACCTAGGAGAAACTGATCACGTGACATACACGGAAATAAGCATGCGACTTCAAAATGCTGAAGAA CCCCATGAGAAAGCAAGGATATTGAAGGTGTTCGAGTGTAAGTTCTGGATGAGTGAAGATCGGGTACCAGTTGGCGGGGAGTCGAGCATACTGGAAGTTTACGAACAAGTAAATCTTTGGCAGAAAACGACAGGGAATCAGCCTATTGTCGTTCACTGCAT GAATGGTGCCACAAAGAGTGGTTTGTTTTGTGTTGTGATGTCAACGTTAGAGCGCATGCGCCAAGAACGTGAAGTAGCTCTGCAGCAGGTGCTGAAGCAGATGAGAATTCGGAGACACCAAATAGTACCATCATAT GATCAGTACAAGTTTTGTCATGATATCATAGCGGAATTTATCAAGGGTTGCGACAGTTTCTCAAATTTCTATATTTGA